A single region of the Macadamia integrifolia cultivar HAES 741 unplaced genomic scaffold, SCU_Mint_v3 scaffold1114, whole genome shotgun sequence genome encodes:
- the LOC122062799 gene encoding phospho-2-dehydro-3-deoxyheptonate aldolase 2, chloroplastic-like — protein sequence MALASSSATSTKSLLQSESLFTSSKPHQPAFPLLPTNPRSSRSFKSISAVHAAEPAKPSSKNAATVIPKTPTPGKWTVDSWKSKTAIQLPEYPDKQELESVLRTIDSFPPIVFAGEARNLEERLGEAAMGRAFLLQGGDCAESFKEFHANNIRDTFRILLQMGAVLMFGGQMPVIKVGRMAGQFAKPRSDPFEEKNGVKLPSYRGDNVNGDAFDEKSRTPDPQRLIRAYCQSAATLNLLRAFATGGYAAMQRVNQWNLDFTEHSEQGDRYRELAHRVDEALGFMTAAGLTAEHPIMTTTEFWTSHECLLLPYEQSLTREDSTSGLFYDCSAHMLWVGERTRQLDGSHVEFLRGVANPLGIKVSNKMDPNELVKLIEILNPQNKPGRITVITRMGAENMRVKLPHLIRAVRRAGQIVTWVSDPMHGNTIKAPCGLKTRPFDAIRAEVRAFFDVHEQEGSHPGGVHLEMTGQNVTECIGGSRTVTFDDLSSRYHTHCDPRLNASQSLELAFIIAERLRKRRIGSQPSLGSLSM from the exons ATGGCTCTCGCAAGCAGCTCTGCTACGTCCACGAAATCCCTTCTACAATCTGAATCTCTCTTCACTTCCTCAAAACCCCACCAACCCGCTTTCCCTCTCCTTCCCACCAACCCCAGATCATCCAGATCTTTCAAATCCATCTCCGCCGTCCATGCTGCAGAGCCCGCCAAGCCCTCTTCCAAGAATGCAGCCACGGTGATCCCCAAGACCCCTACCCCTGGTAAATGGACCGTCGATAGCTGGAAATCCAAGACTGCGATTCAACTCCCTGAGTACCCTGACAAGCAGGAGCTCGAATCGGTGCTTCGTACCATCGATTCCTTCCCTCCCATCGTCTTCGCCGGAGAAGCCAGAAATTTGGAGGAGCGCCTCGGAGAGGCTGCTATGGGAAGGGCTTTCCTTCTCCAGGGAGGGGATTGTGCCGAGAGTTTCAAGGAGTTCCATGCCAACAACATTCGTGACACCTTCCGTATCCTTCTCCAGATGGGCGCCGTTCTCATGTTCGGAGGCCAAATGCCTGTCATCAAG GTCGGAAGAATGGCGGGTCAATTCGCGAAGCCCAGATCGGATCCATTCGAGGAGAAGAACGGAGTGAAGCTGCCGAGCTATAGAGGTGATAATGTGAACGGTGATGCATTCGATGAGAAGTCGAGAACCCCTGATCCACAGAGGCTTATCAGGGCTTACTGCCAATCCGCAGCCACTCTGAATCTCCTCAGGGCCTTCGCCACCGGAGGTTATGCCGCCATGCAGAGAGTCAACCAGTGGAATCTCGATTTCACGGAACACAGCGAACAAGGGGACAG GTACCGGGAACTGGCTCACCGCGTTGATGAGGCCTTAGGGTTCATGACTGCTGCTGGGCTCACTGCAGAACACCCAATCATGACGACGACCGAGTTCTGGACATCCCACGAGTGTTTGCTCCTGCCCTACGAGCAGTCTCTTACAAGGGAGGACTCAACCTCGGGCCTCTTCTATGATTGCTCTGCTCATATGCTCTGGGTCGGCGAACGCACCAGGCAGCTGGATGGTTCTCATGTCGAATTTTTGAGAGGAGTTGCCAATCCTCTTGGCATCAAG GTGAGCAATAAAATGGATCCAAATGAGCTAGTTAAGCTCATTGAGATTCTGAACCCTCAGAACAAGCCTGGGAGAATTACTGTCATCACTAGGATGGGAGCCGAGAACATGAGAGTGAAGCTTCCTCATCTGATCAGAGCAGTTCGCAGAGCAGGGCAAATTGTTACCTGGGTCAGTGACCCAATGCACGGCAACACCATTAAAGCTCCTTGTGGCCTCAAAACTCGCCCCTTCGATGCCATCAGG GCGGAGGTGCGTGCATTCTTTGACGTTCACGAGCAAGAAGGTAGCCATCCGGGAGGTGTTCATCTTGAGATGACAGGACAGAATGTGACAGAGTGCATTGGGGGGTCAAGGACTGTGACCTTTGATGATCTTAGCTCTCGCTACCACACCCACTGCGACCCAAGACTTAATGCATCTCAATCGCTCGAGCTTGCCTTCATCATCGCTGAACGTCTTAGAAAGAGGAGGATCGGATCACAACCCTCTCTGGGTTCATTAAGCATGTAG